A window of the Microbacterium sp. AZCO genome harbors these coding sequences:
- a CDS encoding polysaccharide deacetylase family protein, protein MTSPTPRPRPRRPASARVRRRRTLAAVIAVLVILAGTAAAGIAIALSRTGDAAAAPSPSATPTSTPTPTPTPTPLTPSQQLLATTADPEACAVSFAGDGIADAPMLQTQGVLYTGLPIPARAGLVFAGWYATPADAASFSIPARVNGSKLVACTDREKTLYGAWKTPEENAAEKARIPILMYHQFTANPGGESGWLRANYAYIGDFDAHMDHIATGGFYLPTWDELSAFIDARLWLPNHSVLVTDDDADQSWFDLAAPIVAKHQVLTTSFMITAYRQDPPPNPFVLRRSHTHDMHKAGANGKGLMVNLSAAEIAADLETSAQVLGVKEVMAYPFGHYNDTAKEGVRMAGFEMARTIEPGYVTTGTDKLALPVQRINYGMGLDALVQLIG, encoded by the coding sequence ATGACTTCGCCGACACCCAGGCCGCGGCCTCGCCGCCCGGCCTCCGCCCGAGTGCGCCGCCGCCGCACGCTCGCGGCGGTCATCGCCGTGCTCGTGATCCTCGCCGGGACGGCGGCGGCGGGCATCGCGATCGCCCTTTCGAGAACGGGGGATGCCGCGGCCGCGCCGTCGCCGAGCGCGACGCCGACCTCGACCCCGACTCCCACGCCCACTCCCACGCCGCTGACTCCGTCGCAGCAGCTGCTCGCGACGACCGCCGATCCCGAGGCCTGCGCCGTGAGCTTCGCCGGCGACGGGATCGCCGACGCCCCCATGCTGCAGACGCAGGGCGTGCTCTACACCGGCCTGCCCATCCCGGCGCGCGCAGGGCTCGTGTTCGCCGGCTGGTACGCGACGCCGGCGGATGCCGCATCCTTCAGCATCCCGGCGCGGGTGAACGGATCGAAGCTCGTGGCCTGCACGGACCGGGAGAAGACCCTCTACGGGGCCTGGAAGACGCCGGAGGAGAACGCGGCCGAGAAGGCGCGCATCCCGATCCTCATGTACCACCAGTTCACGGCGAACCCCGGCGGCGAGAGCGGCTGGCTGCGGGCGAACTACGCGTACATCGGCGACTTCGACGCGCACATGGACCACATCGCGACGGGCGGGTTCTATCTGCCGACCTGGGACGAGCTGAGCGCCTTCATCGACGCACGTCTCTGGCTGCCGAACCACTCCGTGCTCGTCACCGACGATGACGCGGACCAGTCCTGGTTCGATCTTGCGGCCCCGATCGTCGCGAAGCACCAGGTGCTCACGACGTCGTTCATGATCACGGCGTACCGGCAGGACCCTCCGCCCAACCCGTTCGTGCTGCGGCGGTCGCACACCCACGACATGCACAAGGCGGGCGCGAACGGCAAGGGCCTGATGGTCAATCTCAGCGCGGCCGAGATCGCCGCCGACCTGGAGACGTCGGCCCAGGTGCTGGGCGTCAAGGAGGTCATGGCCTACCCGTTCGGTCACTACAACGACACCGCGAAGGAAGGCGTGCGGATGGCGGGCTTCGAGATGGCCCGCACGATCGAGCCCGGCTACGTCACGACCGGGACGGACAAGCTCGCCCTCCCCGTGCAGCGCATCAACTACGGAATGGGCCTCGACGCCCTCGTGCAGCTCATCGGCTGA
- a CDS encoding aldehyde dehydrogenase family protein — translation MPPTAKTTAPSRPKTPAVESAPILEAALAELETGSTVWAHLTLGQRARLLERLRATVVAHAAEWADVAATSKGLEPGHPLRGEEWLGGPYGVITALDAYHRTLTRLATGAGPLDGVKMDAAPGGRVRVHAFPLDPIDSLLLSGFTGEVWLEPGVTQAQAAREAGLAQLDPTAPGGIGLVLGAGNVTSIPVLDVLYELLAHNRVVILKVNPTQDALVPVFERAFAPLIEPGFLRIVSGGGDVGAYLTQHDEVAHVHITGAAPTFDTIVWGAAGDAATARRRSAGTPLLAKPITSELGGVSPIIVVPGQWTEADLRYQAEHIATMRLQNSGHNCIAGQVVISSSDWDQRDAFLAALQKAYAEAPQRSVWYPRSDSKLAAAASDYPAARWYADGTRALVELDADGDATALEQTEYFAPVLGVVELPGRGQEFLDRAVAHANDRLVGTLGANVLIDPATQAALGDGFERAVADLRYGAIAINGWTAFAFLQPTLTWGGFPGATIDDVGSGIGVVHNALLLDRVERTVVRGPFRPFPRSASAIVRPGTFSVLPKPPWFVTSRTGAAVSEGFTRFHMTHDWIGLGKTLLEAFRA, via the coding sequence GTGCCGCCCACCGCGAAGACCACCGCCCCGTCGCGCCCGAAGACGCCCGCCGTCGAATCGGCGCCGATCCTCGAGGCCGCCCTCGCCGAGCTCGAGACCGGCTCGACCGTCTGGGCGCACCTCACGCTCGGCCAGCGCGCGCGCCTCCTCGAGCGCCTGCGCGCCACCGTCGTCGCGCATGCCGCGGAGTGGGCGGACGTCGCCGCGACCTCGAAGGGCCTGGAGCCCGGGCATCCCCTCCGCGGCGAGGAGTGGCTCGGGGGCCCGTACGGCGTCATCACCGCGCTCGACGCGTACCACCGCACCCTCACCAGGCTCGCGACGGGCGCCGGTCCCCTCGATGGAGTGAAGATGGATGCCGCCCCCGGCGGCCGCGTGCGCGTGCACGCCTTCCCCCTCGACCCCATCGACTCGCTGCTGCTGTCGGGCTTCACCGGCGAGGTGTGGCTCGAGCCCGGCGTGACCCAGGCGCAGGCCGCCCGCGAGGCAGGACTCGCGCAGCTCGACCCCACGGCTCCCGGCGGCATCGGCCTCGTGCTGGGCGCGGGCAACGTCACGTCCATCCCCGTGCTCGACGTGCTCTACGAGCTCCTCGCGCACAACCGCGTCGTGATCCTCAAGGTGAACCCGACGCAGGACGCCCTCGTCCCCGTCTTCGAGCGGGCGTTCGCTCCGCTCATCGAGCCCGGCTTCCTCCGGATCGTCTCGGGCGGCGGCGACGTCGGGGCGTACCTGACCCAGCACGACGAGGTCGCCCACGTGCACATCACGGGTGCCGCGCCGACCTTCGACACGATCGTGTGGGGAGCGGCGGGCGATGCCGCGACGGCGCGACGGCGCAGTGCGGGAACGCCGCTGCTCGCCAAGCCCATCACATCGGAGCTCGGCGGCGTCTCGCCGATCATCGTCGTGCCCGGCCAGTGGACCGAGGCCGACCTGCGCTACCAGGCGGAGCACATCGCGACGATGCGCCTGCAGAACAGCGGGCACAACTGCATCGCGGGCCAGGTCGTCATCTCGAGCAGCGACTGGGACCAGCGGGATGCCTTCCTCGCGGCGCTGCAGAAGGCCTACGCCGAGGCGCCCCAGCGCAGCGTCTGGTACCCGCGCAGCGACTCGAAGCTCGCAGCCGCGGCATCCGACTACCCGGCCGCGCGGTGGTATGCCGACGGCACGCGCGCGCTCGTCGAGCTCGACGCAGACGGCGACGCGACGGCCCTCGAGCAGACGGAGTACTTCGCCCCCGTGCTCGGGGTCGTCGAGCTGCCCGGGCGCGGCCAGGAGTTCCTCGATCGCGCCGTCGCCCACGCGAACGATCGGCTCGTCGGGACGCTAGGCGCCAACGTGCTGATCGACCCTGCCACACAGGCCGCGCTCGGCGACGGCTTCGAGCGCGCGGTCGCCGACCTGCGCTACGGCGCCATCGCGATCAACGGCTGGACGGCGTTCGCGTTCCTGCAGCCCACGCTGACCTGGGGCGGGTTCCCGGGCGCGACGATCGACGACGTCGGCAGCGGCATCGGGGTCGTCCACAACGCGCTGCTGCTCGACCGCGTCGAGCGCACCGTCGTGCGGGGGCCGTTCCGGCCTTTCCCGCGGTCGGCGAGCGCGATCGTCCGCCCCGGCACGTTCTCGGTGCTGCCGAAGCCGCCGTGGTTCGTCACGTCGCGCACCGGCGCGGCCGTCAGCGAGGGCTTCACCCGATTCCACATGACGCACGACTGGATCGGGCTCGGCAAGACGCTGCTCGAAGCCTTCCGGGCATGA
- the kynA gene encoding tryptophan 2,3-dioxygenase: MTEGVEGNTRAIEGSVVTDFSDRMTYGGYLDLATLLSAQRPLSDPEHHDELLFIIQHQTTELWLKLVLHELAEACRLLHDDQLAPALKCIARVKHIQRTLTEQWSVLATLTPAEYAEFRGVLGHASGFQSAQYRAVEFTLGNKNAGMLRVFESEPPSYELVRAALEAPSLYDEFLRLLARTGYPIPDAVLERDVTAAWTFTPELVPVFTSIYEDPQTHWAAYETCEELVDLEDNFQLWRFRHLKTVERIIGHKTGTGGSSGVPFLRRALDLTFFPELLAVRTEIGR, from the coding sequence GTGACCGAGGGCGTCGAAGGCAACACCCGGGCGATCGAGGGGTCGGTCGTCACCGACTTCTCCGACCGCATGACGTACGGCGGCTACCTCGACCTCGCGACGCTGCTGTCGGCCCAGCGGCCGCTGAGCGATCCCGAGCACCACGACGAGCTGCTGTTCATCATCCAGCACCAGACCACGGAGCTCTGGCTCAAGCTCGTGCTGCACGAGCTCGCCGAGGCGTGCCGGCTGCTGCACGACGACCAGCTCGCGCCGGCACTCAAGTGCATCGCGCGCGTCAAGCACATCCAGCGCACGCTGACCGAGCAGTGGTCGGTGCTCGCGACGCTCACGCCGGCGGAGTACGCGGAGTTCCGCGGAGTGCTCGGCCACGCGAGCGGCTTCCAGTCGGCGCAGTACCGGGCCGTCGAGTTCACGCTCGGCAACAAGAACGCCGGCATGCTGCGGGTCTTCGAGTCGGAGCCGCCGTCGTACGAGCTCGTGCGCGCCGCGCTCGAGGCGCCGAGCCTGTACGACGAGTTCCTGCGCCTGCTCGCCCGCACCGGCTATCCCATTCCGGATGCCGTGCTCGAGCGCGATGTCACCGCGGCGTGGACCTTCACGCCCGAGCTCGTGCCGGTCTTCACGTCGATCTACGAGGATCCGCAAACGCACTGGGCCGCGTACGAGACGTGCGAGGAGCTCGTCGACCTCGAGGACAACTTCCAGCTTTGGCGCTTCCGTCACCTCAAGACCGTCGAGCGCATCATCGGCCACAAGACCGGCACGGGCGGCTCGAGCGGGGTGCCCTTCCTGCGGCGCGCACTCGACCTCACGTTCTTCCCGGAGCTGCTGGCGGTCCGGACCGAAATCGGAAGGTAG
- a CDS encoding glutaredoxin domain-containing protein translates to MTSSTITMFGAEWCGDCRRTKKQLDALGVDYRYVDLIADPAAADVAREISGRTSIPVVVYPDSSHHVEPSNADVESKLRELAII, encoded by the coding sequence ATGACCTCCTCGACCATCACGATGTTCGGCGCCGAGTGGTGCGGCGACTGCCGCCGTACGAAGAAGCAGCTCGATGCGCTGGGCGTGGACTACCGGTACGTCGACCTCATAGCCGACCCGGCCGCCGCCGACGTCGCGCGCGAGATCTCGGGCCGCACGAGCATCCCCGTCGTGGTCTACCCCGACTCGAGCCACCACGTCGAGCCGTCGAACGCCGACGTCGAGTCGAAGCTGCGCGAGCTCGCGATCATCTGA
- a CDS encoding carbohydrate ABC transporter permease: protein MTATAIPETRRREVTPEPRRRRSPRRVAGTTVLYVVLIALALIIILPLLWMLITSFKTDADAVRNPYSWPNPFSTDAYTTLLTSGEQPIFLWLWNSFAAAAIQTILILVTASMGAYALARMDFVGKKVVFGVIISTLLVPPVVFLIPNYLIVQNLGWLDTLLAITVPGAAGAFGIFFLRQFFVALPVELEEAARIDGAGEFRIFAQVVLPLARPALATLAVLSFLNNWNDFLWPVYVLLSPENMTLPPGLSMLQGAYRTHFAIVMAGAVIASVPVLILFGIAQKQIVESVAGAAVKG, encoded by the coding sequence ATGACCGCCACGGCGATCCCCGAAACGCGGCGGAGAGAAGTCACCCCCGAGCCCCGGCGCCGTCGGTCGCCCCGTCGCGTGGCCGGCACCACGGTCCTGTACGTCGTGCTCATCGCGCTGGCGCTCATCATCATCCTCCCGCTCCTCTGGATGCTGATCACGTCGTTCAAGACGGATGCGGATGCCGTGCGCAATCCGTACAGCTGGCCGAATCCGTTCTCGACCGACGCCTACACGACACTCCTCACGAGCGGCGAGCAGCCGATCTTCCTGTGGCTGTGGAACAGCTTCGCGGCGGCGGCGATCCAGACGATCCTCATCCTCGTGACGGCATCCATGGGCGCCTACGCTCTGGCCCGCATGGACTTCGTCGGCAAGAAGGTCGTCTTCGGCGTCATCATCTCGACGCTGCTCGTGCCGCCGGTCGTCTTCCTCATCCCGAACTACCTCATCGTCCAGAATCTGGGATGGCTCGACACCCTGCTCGCGATCACCGTGCCCGGTGCCGCCGGAGCGTTCGGCATCTTCTTCCTGCGGCAGTTCTTCGTGGCCCTCCCCGTCGAGCTGGAGGAAGCGGCGCGCATCGACGGCGCGGGCGAGTTCCGCATCTTCGCCCAGGTCGTGCTCCCGCTCGCTCGGCCCGCGCTCGCCACACTCGCGGTGCTCTCGTTCCTCAACAACTGGAACGACTTCCTGTGGCCCGTGTACGTCCTCCTCTCGCCCGAGAACATGACGCTTCCGCCGGGCCTGTCGATGCTGCAGGGCGCGTACCGCACGCACTTCGCGATCGTCATGGCGGGCGCCGTCATCGCCTCGGTGCCCGTGCTGATCCTGTTCGGCATCGCGCAGAAGCAGATCGTCGAGTCGGTGGCGGGGGCGGCGGTCAAGGGCTGA
- a CDS encoding aminotransferase class V-fold PLP-dependent enzyme, translating to MSTDPVIADAARDAVLEAEASALDDRDPLSHHRERFVGAETSLVYFDGNSLGRPLAATAQRLDRFVREEWGGRLIRGWDEAWMDLPFAIGDTIGRVAIGAAPGQTIVGDSTTVLLYKLVRAAFDAQRAADPARVEIVVDRDNFPTDRYLVEGIAAERGGRVRWIEVDRRAGVDAEALASAVGPETAIVVLSHVAYRSGYLTDAASLTRVAHDAGALILWDLCHSAGSVPVEADAWSFDLAVGCTYKYLNGGPGSPAFAYVADRHQDALAQPIQGWMGAADVFAMGPEYRPAAGMRRFLSGTPPILGMLAMQDTLALIEDASIAAIRRKSVALTEFAIRVADELLAPLGVELASPRDPRLRGGHVTLSHPAMREVTARLWERDVIPDYRDPGGLRIGLSPLSTSFAETLAGLRAVEAAIPR from the coding sequence ATGAGCACTGACCCGGTGATCGCTGACGCCGCACGCGACGCCGTGCTCGAGGCGGAGGCATCCGCTCTCGACGATCGCGACCCCCTCTCGCACCACCGCGAGCGGTTCGTCGGCGCGGAGACGTCGCTGGTCTACTTCGACGGCAACTCGCTCGGCCGCCCCTTGGCGGCGACCGCTCAGCGGTTGGACCGGTTCGTGCGCGAGGAGTGGGGCGGACGCCTCATCCGCGGGTGGGACGAAGCCTGGATGGACCTGCCGTTCGCCATCGGCGACACGATCGGCCGTGTCGCGATCGGGGCGGCGCCGGGGCAGACGATCGTCGGCGACTCGACGACCGTGCTCCTCTACAAGCTCGTGCGGGCGGCCTTCGACGCGCAGCGCGCCGCCGACCCGGCACGGGTCGAGATCGTGGTCGACCGCGACAACTTCCCGACCGACCGGTATCTCGTCGAGGGCATCGCAGCCGAGCGCGGCGGCCGGGTGCGCTGGATCGAGGTCGACCGGCGGGCGGGTGTCGACGCCGAGGCGCTGGCCTCCGCCGTCGGCCCGGAGACGGCGATCGTGGTGCTCAGCCACGTCGCGTACCGCTCGGGATACCTGACGGATGCCGCATCCCTCACCCGCGTCGCGCACGACGCCGGCGCGCTCATCCTGTGGGATCTGTGCCACTCCGCGGGCTCCGTGCCCGTCGAGGCCGACGCGTGGAGCTTCGACCTCGCGGTGGGCTGCACCTACAAGTACCTCAACGGCGGCCCGGGATCCCCGGCCTTCGCGTACGTCGCCGACCGGCATCAGGACGCGCTCGCGCAGCCCATCCAGGGGTGGATGGGCGCCGCCGACGTCTTCGCCATGGGTCCCGAGTACCGTCCGGCCGCCGGCATGCGCCGATTCCTGTCGGGCACGCCGCCGATCCTCGGGATGCTCGCGATGCAGGACACCCTCGCGCTGATCGAGGACGCCTCGATCGCGGCGATCCGCCGGAAGTCCGTCGCGCTCACGGAGTTCGCGATCCGCGTGGCCGACGAGCTGCTCGCCCCCCTCGGCGTCGAGCTGGCATCGCCCCGCGACCCGCGGCTGCGCGGTGGACACGTGACCCTCTCCCACCCCGCGATGCGCGAGGTGACGGCGCGGCTGTGGGAGCGGGACGTCATCCCCGACTACCGCGACCCGGGCGGGCTCCGGATCGGGCTGTCGCCGCTCTCGACGAGCTTCGCCGAGACGCTCGCCGGGCTGCGCGCGGTGGAGGCCGCGATCCCACGCTAG
- a CDS encoding MFS transporter, which translates to MSIDAPPSSPARLKTGVIARYAIGSLGTGGFATLPGLVLTYYLTDSLGVAALMAGVVITVAKLWDVVIDPVIGALTDRDLAKHGTRRRLMLTGALSLPVFFALTFAVPPAVGPAVAGVWVLIAFTLTATAFSLFQVPYIALPAELTPSYDERTRLLTWRVVVLTLAILLFGAGGPELRGATGDPVTGYLLMGVVSGLVIALGMLVATTVAGKARRGAGADPSTSSGTGGDAGTGGGARAGGGARTGGGASSTGSVREHFAAGFAALRRSAPFRALLATFVLQALATGLMLAGAQYVATWVLHSEAAVQLLFVALIAPALFAAPAWGAVARRIGKERTFAIASIVFGVAALTIVGTLWAPGDWIYVPVGLAGIAYAGMQSLPMAMLPDVISHDERTNGPGQAGSFSGMWTAGETVGFALGATALSLILAITGYVSSTAGQVVQQPDAAVAGIVVSFSVAPAALIALSLLALSRYRLRRADIEAGTQGHATRD; encoded by the coding sequence ATGAGCATCGACGCTCCCCCCTCGTCACCGGCCCGGCTCAAGACCGGCGTCATCGCCCGCTACGCGATCGGCTCGCTCGGCACGGGCGGCTTCGCGACCCTGCCGGGCCTCGTGCTGACGTACTACCTCACCGACTCGCTCGGCGTCGCGGCGCTCATGGCGGGCGTCGTCATCACCGTCGCGAAGCTCTGGGACGTCGTGATCGACCCGGTCATCGGCGCGCTCACCGATCGCGACCTCGCGAAGCACGGCACGCGTCGACGCCTCATGCTGACAGGGGCGCTCAGCCTGCCGGTCTTCTTCGCCCTGACCTTCGCCGTGCCGCCGGCCGTGGGGCCGGCCGTCGCGGGCGTCTGGGTGCTCATCGCCTTCACGCTCACGGCGACCGCGTTCAGTCTGTTCCAGGTGCCGTACATCGCACTCCCCGCAGAGCTCACGCCGAGCTATGACGAGCGCACGCGCCTGCTCACGTGGCGCGTGGTCGTGCTCACGCTCGCCATCCTGCTGTTCGGCGCCGGCGGCCCGGAGCTCCGCGGCGCGACGGGCGACCCGGTCACCGGGTACCTCCTGATGGGCGTCGTGTCGGGGCTCGTCATCGCGCTCGGGATGCTGGTGGCGACGACCGTCGCGGGGAAGGCGCGGCGCGGTGCCGGGGCCGACCCCTCGACAAGCTCGGGGACCGGGGGTGACGCGGGGACCGGGGGTGGCGCGCGGGCCGGGGGTGGCGCGCGGACCGGGGGTGGCGCGTCGTCGACGGGGAGCGTGCGGGAGCACTTCGCCGCCGGGTTCGCCGCCCTGCGCCGCAGCGCGCCGTTCCGCGCCCTGCTCGCGACGTTCGTGCTGCAGGCGCTCGCGACCGGGCTGATGCTCGCGGGCGCGCAGTACGTCGCCACGTGGGTGCTGCACTCGGAAGCTGCTGTGCAGCTGCTCTTCGTCGCCCTCATCGCGCCCGCCCTCTTCGCGGCGCCCGCGTGGGGCGCGGTCGCCCGCCGCATCGGCAAGGAGCGCACCTTCGCCATCGCGAGCATCGTCTTCGGCGTCGCGGCCCTGACGATCGTCGGCACGCTGTGGGCGCCGGGCGACTGGATCTACGTGCCGGTCGGGCTCGCCGGCATCGCGTACGCCGGCATGCAGTCGCTGCCGATGGCGATGCTGCCCGACGTCATCTCGCACGACGAGCGCACGAACGGCCCGGGTCAGGCCGGCTCGTTCAGCGGCATGTGGACGGCGGGCGAGACCGTCGGCTTCGCGCTTGGCGCGACGGCCCTGTCGCTCATCCTCGCGATCACCGGCTACGTGTCGTCGACGGCCGGACAGGTCGTGCAGCAGCCGGATGCCGCCGTCGCCGGCATCGTCGTGAGCTTCAGTGTCGCGCCGGCGGCACTGATCGCCCTGAGCCTGCTCGCGCTGAGCCGCTACCGCCTGCGCCGCGCCGACATCGAGGCCGGAACCCAGGGCCACGCCACACGGGACTGA
- a CDS encoding glycosyltransferase family 2 protein, with translation MQLSIVVPTYNEAPNVEELVRRVAASTRGLETEVIFVDDSTDETPDEVRRVAASAPLPVRLIHREHRTGGLGGAVVEGFEAAQADICIVMDGDLQHPPEEIPAMWHRYRHGDVDLVVASRYAGGGTSGGLADNTRIMVSRASTALTRAMFPIRLKDVTDPMTGFFLVDRRALELSTLKPRGFKILLEILARKTLRVAEVPFDFADRHAGQSKASMRQGFHFLTQLTALRFGKMSLFAVIGAFGAVANLGIMWVLTHSGMGYVMAAIIAAEVTIIGNFLLQERFVFQDMRGEASGVWSRFAKSFGFNNAEALVRIPVLAFMVQTWHISAVVAAAITLAVAFFVRFMFHSLVVYAPRRATETARVRRLVDELDAQAMTPGEL, from the coding sequence GTGCAACTCTCGATCGTCGTCCCCACGTACAACGAGGCTCCCAATGTCGAGGAGCTGGTCCGCCGCGTGGCGGCGTCGACGCGGGGACTCGAGACCGAAGTGATCTTCGTCGACGACAGCACGGACGAGACCCCGGACGAGGTGCGGCGGGTGGCGGCATCCGCTCCCCTTCCCGTTCGCCTGATCCACCGCGAGCACCGCACCGGCGGGCTGGGCGGAGCGGTCGTCGAGGGCTTCGAAGCCGCGCAGGCCGATATCTGCATCGTGATGGACGGCGATCTGCAGCATCCGCCGGAGGAGATCCCGGCGATGTGGCATCGCTACCGCCACGGCGACGTCGATCTCGTGGTCGCCTCGAGATATGCCGGCGGCGGCACGTCCGGCGGACTCGCCGACAACACGCGCATCATGGTGTCGCGGGCATCCACCGCCCTGACGCGCGCGATGTTCCCCATCCGCCTGAAGGACGTCACCGACCCGATGACGGGCTTCTTCCTCGTCGACCGCAGAGCGCTGGAGCTCTCGACGCTGAAGCCCCGCGGCTTCAAGATCCTGCTCGAGATCCTCGCGCGCAAGACGCTGCGCGTGGCCGAGGTGCCGTTCGACTTCGCCGACCGCCACGCGGGTCAGTCGAAGGCCTCCATGCGTCAGGGCTTCCACTTCCTGACGCAGCTCACCGCCCTGCGGTTCGGCAAGATGTCGCTGTTCGCCGTCATCGGCGCCTTCGGAGCTGTCGCGAACCTCGGCATCATGTGGGTGCTCACGCACTCGGGGATGGGCTACGTCATGGCGGCGATCATCGCCGCCGAGGTCACGATCATCGGCAACTTCCTGCTGCAGGAGCGCTTCGTCTTCCAGGACATGCGCGGCGAGGCGTCCGGCGTCTGGTCGCGCTTCGCGAAGTCGTTCGGCTTCAACAACGCCGAGGCCCTCGTGCGCATCCCGGTCCTCGCCTTCATGGTGCAGACGTGGCACATCTCGGCCGTCGTCGCGGCCGCCATCACTCTCGCGGTGGCGTTCTTCGTGCGGTTCATGTTCCACTCGCTCGTCGTCTACGCGCCGCGCCGCGCAACCGAGACGGCCCGTGTGCGGCGTCTCGTCGACGAGCTCGACGCCCAGGCGATGACGCCGGGCGAGCTGTAG
- a CDS encoding FAD-dependent oxidoreductase yields MGAGGAGLTSAWLLEEQHDVTLFEAEDRLGGHAHTVEIEVDGARIAVDAGFQFFGPGAPYVTFNRLLAELKVPLRTYPATMSLTRSTDGTQVALPPFRRARPVWPSLTPAALTDLLRFRRFLSGVPEFLAQRDTTITISDYIESRGMPRRFVDGFLQPFLLALWCVDPADFQGFAAYNALYYLGNALTGGLHPPTQVEIEGGMKTYVDALAGSLRRTTVRLGARVTKLFREGDDWIVVDATGARLSFDQVVLATNARQAHELLAPTPELHEVSRQLGRIRSFDTTIAVHGDRRLMPPSESAWSVVNARWDGTHSQLSVWNPERGLPVFRSWVTYEERLPEPLYATAVYEHAMVTVDYFDAQSHLRALQGRRGVWLAGLYTDDADSHESAVHSAVAVAEQLGPGSTRLARLAD; encoded by the coding sequence GTGGGCGCGGGAGGCGCCGGACTCACGAGCGCGTGGCTCCTCGAGGAGCAGCACGACGTGACGCTCTTCGAAGCCGAGGACCGCCTGGGCGGTCACGCCCACACGGTCGAGATCGAGGTCGACGGTGCGCGGATCGCCGTCGACGCCGGCTTCCAGTTCTTCGGGCCCGGTGCGCCGTACGTCACCTTCAACCGGCTGCTCGCCGAGCTGAAGGTGCCACTGCGCACGTATCCCGCGACGATGAGCCTGACACGGTCGACCGACGGCACCCAGGTGGCCCTCCCGCCGTTTCGTCGGGCGCGACCCGTCTGGCCCTCGCTCACGCCCGCCGCGCTCACGGACCTCCTTCGGTTCCGTCGCTTCCTCTCCGGCGTCCCGGAGTTCCTCGCGCAGCGCGACACGACGATCACGATCTCCGACTACATCGAGAGCCGGGGGATGCCGCGCCGCTTCGTCGACGGCTTCCTCCAGCCCTTCCTCCTGGCGCTCTGGTGCGTCGATCCCGCCGACTTCCAGGGGTTCGCGGCCTACAACGCGCTGTACTACCTCGGCAACGCGCTCACCGGCGGGCTGCACCCGCCCACCCAGGTCGAGATCGAGGGCGGCATGAAGACGTATGTCGACGCCCTCGCCGGGAGCCTCCGCCGCACGACAGTGCGGCTCGGGGCCCGGGTGACGAAGCTCTTCCGGGAGGGGGACGACTGGATCGTCGTCGACGCGACCGGCGCACGGCTCTCGTTCGATCAGGTGGTGCTCGCGACGAACGCCCGCCAGGCGCACGAGCTCCTCGCGCCGACGCCGGAGCTCCACGAGGTGAGCCGGCAGCTCGGCCGCATCCGCTCGTTCGACACGACGATCGCCGTACACGGCGACCGTCGGCTCATGCCGCCGAGCGAGTCGGCCTGGTCCGTGGTCAACGCCCGCTGGGACGGCACGCACAGTCAGCTGTCGGTGTGGAACCCGGAGCGCGGCCTGCCGGTCTTCCGAAGCTGGGTCACCTACGAGGAGCGCCTCCCCGAGCCGCTCTACGCGACGGCGGTCTACGAGCACGCCATGGTGACGGTCGATTACTTCGACGCCCAGTCGCACCTCAGGGCGCTGCAGGGCCGGCGGGGCGTCTGGCTGGCCGGGCTGTACACCGACGACGCGGACTCCCACGAGAGCGCCGTCCATTCGGCTGTCGCGGTCGCAGAGCAGCTCGGCCCGGGCTCGACCCGGCTCGCGCGGCTGGCGGACTGA